The window TATTACATACAGGGAAGTTTTATAAGAATTTGGAAACATTAAGTACATCAGCTGATTACCATAAATTATGTGGTTCACGTGATGAACCTGTGTTCGAAAGCATgcacttcaaaaaaatttgtgtagcgattttaaattatttaaaaaacaattattcTGCATCAAATCACACAAGTAATGGATATGATGATTGCAAACTTTTGAGTTATGGGGCATATAGTAGAATATTTGATATTTTGCGCGAAAAAAGATATACGATCATACCTTATGCACAACTCCAACGTATATGGAATGGTTTTATTGAGCGTTTACCTGAGAATCAAAGATGTAAACCCATTCATGAAATGCTTAGTTATACTGATTGGAGAGAAAGAAAGGAATTGTATGAATACTA of the Plasmodium cynomolgi strain B DNA, scaffold: 0608, whole genome shotgun sequence genome contains:
- a CDS encoding hypothetical protein (putative); the encoded protein is VQKFSIDELLHTGKFYKNLETLSTSADYHKLCGSRDEPVFESMHFKKICVAILNYLKNNYSASNHTSNGYDDCKLLSYGAYSRIFDILREKRYTIIPYAQLQRIWNGFIERLPENQRCKPIHEMLSYTDWRERKELYEYYVNYSLIVDLANSYNERCNEFYEYVKKKAHLYEYFEEKCRYKSTIICPEFCEDSKKYNPKNVLSNFSCHHEKIDEIHADVPSALKKKIHF